A region from the Acidobacteriota bacterium genome encodes:
- the acnA gene encoding aconitate hydratase AcnA: MSHDSYSTRRTLSVGNETIHYYSLPALQAAGFPGVARLPYSLRILLENLLRREDDAFVKKADVAALAEWDVKSGGEREIAFMPARVLLQDFTGVPAVVDLAAMRDGVVKLGGDPSRVNPLQPVELVIDHSVQVDHFGARDSFALNVDLEYQRNGERYEFLRWGQNAFSNFRVVPPGTGIVHQVNVEYLARVVCREDIDGQTVAYPDTLFGTDSHTTRVNGVGVVGWGVGGIEAEAAMLGQPSSMLIPDVVGFKLTGRLQEGITATDLVLTITERLRKHGVVGKFVEFYGPGLSQLTIADRATIGNMSPEYGSTIAIFPIDDMTLDFLCLTGRSESQVALVEAYAKAQDLYRTDDTVDPIYTTAIELDLGSVEPSLAGPRRPQDRVPLRDAKTSFGASLAAMQAEPRKKASGGGAAAAVAVEAPAWADQFDHGAVVVAAITSCTNTSNPSVMIAAGLVAKKAVEKGLTRKPWVKTSLAPGSQVVTEYYAKSGLDTYLDALGFNLVGYGCTTCIGNSGPLPDDVSALVDEKDLVVCSVLSGNRNFEGRIQPQVRANYLASPPLVVAYALAGSLSVNLTTDPLGKGKDGEDVYLKDIWPTQQEVQQTMLSAVQSDMYRRRYADVFKGDERWQKLPAPEGDRFAWRADSTYIANPPYFDGMTLEPAPVADVTGARVLALLGDSVTTDHISPAGAIKADSPAGRYLIEHGVQPRDFNQYGARRGHHDVMMRGTFANIRLRNQVAPGTEGGVTLYLPGDEQMSIFDAAMKYQEAGVPLVVIAGKEYGSGSSRDWAAKGTRLLGVRAVITESFERIHRSNLVNMGVLPLQFKDGESAASLGLTGREVFDIALESLAPRGELSVVATADDGTVKTFTVRVRIDTPEELTAYRHGGILPYVVRQLVART; encoded by the coding sequence ATGTCCCACGACTCCTACAGCACGCGCCGCACGCTCTCGGTCGGTAACGAGACGATTCACTATTACAGCCTTCCGGCGCTCCAGGCGGCGGGGTTCCCTGGCGTGGCCAGACTCCCGTACTCGCTCCGCATCCTCCTGGAGAACCTGCTGCGGCGCGAAGACGATGCGTTCGTCAAGAAGGCCGATGTGGCGGCGCTGGCCGAGTGGGACGTCAAGAGCGGCGGCGAGCGCGAGATCGCGTTCATGCCCGCGCGCGTGCTGCTGCAGGACTTCACCGGCGTGCCCGCCGTGGTGGACCTCGCGGCGATGCGCGATGGCGTCGTGAAGCTCGGTGGCGATCCGTCGCGCGTGAATCCGCTCCAGCCCGTCGAACTCGTCATCGATCACTCGGTGCAGGTGGACCACTTCGGCGCACGCGACAGCTTCGCGCTCAACGTGGATCTCGAGTACCAGCGCAACGGCGAGCGGTACGAGTTCCTGCGCTGGGGTCAGAACGCGTTCTCGAACTTCCGCGTGGTGCCTCCGGGCACCGGTATCGTGCACCAGGTGAACGTCGAGTACCTCGCGCGCGTGGTGTGCCGCGAAGACATCGACGGCCAGACGGTGGCGTATCCGGACACGCTCTTCGGCACCGACTCGCACACCACGAGGGTCAACGGCGTGGGCGTGGTGGGCTGGGGCGTGGGCGGCATCGAGGCCGAGGCCGCGATGCTCGGACAGCCCTCGTCGATGCTGATCCCCGACGTGGTCGGCTTCAAGCTCACCGGACGCCTGCAGGAAGGCATCACCGCCACGGACCTCGTGCTCACGATCACCGAGCGCCTGCGCAAGCACGGTGTCGTCGGCAAGTTCGTCGAGTTCTACGGCCCGGGCCTGAGCCAGCTGACGATTGCCGACCGCGCCACGATCGGCAACATGTCTCCCGAGTACGGATCGACGATCGCGATCTTCCCGATCGATGACATGACGCTCGACTTCCTGTGCCTCACGGGCCGTTCGGAGAGCCAGGTCGCGCTCGTCGAGGCGTACGCGAAGGCACAGGACCTCTATCGCACCGACGACACGGTCGACCCGATCTACACGACGGCGATCGAGCTCGATCTCGGGAGCGTGGAGCCGAGCCTCGCGGGACCGCGTCGTCCGCAGGACCGCGTGCCGCTGCGCGACGCGAAGACGTCGTTCGGCGCGTCGCTCGCGGCGATGCAGGCCGAGCCGAGGAAGAAGGCGTCGGGCGGTGGCGCCGCCGCTGCCGTGGCCGTCGAAGCACCCGCCTGGGCCGATCAGTTCGATCACGGTGCCGTTGTCGTGGCGGCGATCACGAGCTGCACGAACACGTCGAACCCGAGCGTGATGATCGCCGCGGGACTGGTGGCGAAGAAGGCCGTGGAGAAGGGTCTCACGCGCAAGCCGTGGGTCAAGACGTCGCTCGCGCCAGGCTCGCAGGTCGTGACCGAGTACTACGCGAAGTCGGGCCTCGACACGTACCTCGACGCGCTCGGCTTCAACCTCGTGGGCTATGGCTGCACGACGTGCATCGGCAACAGCGGTCCGCTGCCCGATGACGTGTCGGCGCTCGTCGACGAGAAGGACCTCGTCGTGTGCTCGGTCCTGAGCGGCAACCGCAACTTCGAGGGCCGCATCCAGCCGCAGGTGCGTGCGAACTATCTCGCGTCGCCACCGCTCGTGGTGGCCTACGCGCTGGCAGGCAGCCTCTCGGTGAACCTCACGACGGATCCGCTCGGCAAGGGCAAAGATGGCGAGGACGTCTACCTGAAGGACATCTGGCCGACGCAGCAGGAAGTCCAGCAGACGATGCTGTCGGCGGTGCAGTCGGATATGTACCGCCGCCGGTACGCGGATGTGTTCAAGGGCGACGAGCGCTGGCAGAAGCTGCCGGCGCCCGAGGGCGATCGCTTCGCATGGCGCGCCGACTCGACCTACATCGCCAATCCGCCGTACTTCGACGGCATGACGCTCGAACCCGCGCCTGTCGCCGACGTCACGGGCGCGCGCGTGCTCGCCCTGCTCGGCGACAGCGTGACCACCGACCACATCTCGCCCGCGGGCGCGATCAAGGCCGACAGCCCCGCCGGCCGGTATCTGATCGAACACGGCGTGCAGCCGCGCGACTTCAACCAGTACGGCGCGCGTCGCGGCCACCACGACGTGATGATGCGCGGCACGTTCGCCAACATCCGCCTGCGCAATCAGGTGGCACCCGGCACCGAAGGTGGCGTGACGCTCTACCTGCCCGGCGACGAGCAGATGAGCATCTTCGACGCCGCGATGAAGTACCAGGAGGCCGGCGTGCCCCTGGTGGTGATCGCGGGCAAGGAGTACGGGTCGGGCTCTTCGCGCGACTGGGCGGCGAAGGGGACGCGCCTGCTCGGCGTGCGCGCCGTGATCACGGAGAGCTTCGAGCGCATCCACCGCAGCAACCTCGTGAACATGGGTGTGCTGCCGCTCCAGTTCAAGGACGGCGAGAGCGCGGCGAGCCTCGGCCTCACGGGCCGCGAAGTGTTCGACATCGCGCTCGAATCGCTGGCTCCGCGCGGCGAGCTGAGCGTCGTGGCCACTGCCGACGACGGTACGGTCAAGACCTTCACCGTCCGCGTGCGCATCGACACGCCGGAGGAGCTGACCGCCTACCGCCACGGCGGCATCCTCCCGTACGTCGTCCGCCAGCTCGTCGCCCGCACGTGA
- a CDS encoding YqgE/AlgH family protein: MSLAPALLLSMPQMLDENFEKTVVLLCDHTADGAFGLVLNRPTTMAAAEAVVFDPPLAENHGPLLWTGGPVEPQRGWILLGESLDEDAETEVAPGLYLSTSIELLRRVIQATPDRARVLTGYAGWGPGQLDEEMAASAWLTVDVDPALIFETPADEMWNQALRRLGTGPESLQLGHGVH, translated from the coding sequence ATGTCCCTGGCGCCCGCGTTGTTGCTGTCCATGCCGCAGATGCTCGACGAGAACTTCGAGAAGACCGTGGTGCTGCTGTGCGACCACACGGCCGACGGCGCGTTCGGGCTCGTGCTGAATCGCCCGACGACGATGGCGGCGGCCGAGGCGGTGGTGTTCGATCCGCCGCTGGCCGAGAACCACGGACCGCTCCTCTGGACCGGCGGTCCTGTCGAGCCGCAGCGTGGATGGATCCTGCTCGGAGAGTCGCTCGACGAGGACGCGGAGACGGAGGTTGCGCCGGGCCTGTACCTGTCGACCTCGATCGAACTGCTGCGTCGCGTGATCCAGGCCACGCCCGATCGCGCGCGCGTGCTGACGGGCTACGCCGGCTGGGGACCGGGGCAGCTGGATGAGGAAATGGCCGCGTCGGCGTGGCTCACCGTCGACGTCGATCCCGCGCTCATCTTCGAGACGCCCGCCGACGAGATGTGGAACCAGGCCCTCCGCCGCCTTGGCACTGGCCCGGAGAGCCTGCAACTCGGCCATGGGGTGCACTGA
- the queG gene encoding tRNA epoxyqueuosine(34) reductase QueG yields the protein MLSTDALRDHALTLGFDLCGVAAVDRVARLDYLRDWIAQGYAGDLHYVTRSADARMDPARVLPGARSAIVTGVLYHTDEPLSVSRTSPDAARIARYAWGEDYHEVIARRQHLLIGWLKEHAGARFEAVGYVDTGPVQEKALAAAAGLGWIGKHTCLISQQLGSWLFLSVILTTLDLPAGTTVPDRCGTCTRCIDVCPTGAIVQPYVVDGTRCLSYVTIESHAGIDPAWRDRVGAQIYGCDLCQDVCPWNNGAPTTDDPVWVARPLWRQATLGQVWRASDDELQASIRHSPMYRTKVWRLRRNIALAIAASTDPDARAALHEPRDPAVDPSFAHPIVIEHIAWARNRISGMS from the coding sequence ATGCTCTCCACTGATGCGCTTCGCGATCATGCGCTGACGCTCGGGTTCGACCTGTGCGGGGTGGCGGCCGTCGACCGCGTGGCGCGGCTCGACTACCTGCGCGACTGGATCGCGCAGGGCTATGCGGGCGATCTGCACTACGTGACGCGGTCGGCCGACGCGCGGATGGATCCAGCGCGTGTCCTGCCCGGCGCGCGCTCCGCCATCGTCACGGGTGTGCTGTACCACACCGACGAACCGCTGTCGGTCTCGCGCACGTCGCCTGATGCGGCGCGCATCGCGCGATACGCATGGGGCGAGGACTACCACGAGGTCATCGCGCGACGGCAGCACTTGCTCATCGGCTGGCTCAAGGAGCATGCGGGCGCGCGCTTCGAGGCGGTGGGGTACGTCGATACCGGGCCTGTGCAGGAGAAGGCCCTTGCCGCGGCGGCCGGACTCGGCTGGATCGGCAAGCATACGTGCCTCATCAGCCAGCAGCTCGGGTCGTGGCTGTTCCTGTCGGTGATTCTCACGACGCTCGATCTGCCGGCGGGCACGACCGTGCCCGATCGCTGCGGCACGTGTACCCGTTGCATCGACGTCTGTCCGACGGGCGCCATCGTGCAGCCGTACGTCGTCGACGGGACGCGCTGCCTCTCGTACGTGACGATCGAGTCGCACGCGGGCATCGACCCCGCGTGGCGCGATCGTGTGGGCGCGCAGATCTACGGCTGCGATCTGTGCCAGGACGTCTGCCCGTGGAACAACGGCGCACCGACGACGGACGATCCCGTGTGGGTTGCGCGTCCGCTCTGGCGTCAGGCCACGCTCGGACAGGTGTGGCGTGCGTCAGACGATGAGCTGCAGGCGTCGATTCGCCACAGTCCGATGTACCGCACCAAGGTGTGGCGCCTCCGCCGCAACATCGCGCTCGCCATCGCCGCGAGCACCGACCCCGACGCACGCGCCGCCCTGCACGAACCGCGCGACCCCGCCGTCGACCCCTCGTTCGCCCATCCCATCGTCATCGAACACATCGCCTGGGCGCGAAACAGGATCTCGGGCATGTCTTGA
- a CDS encoding ABC transporter permease, with translation MSTQPTSSRWTALLRTRELSTLCILLLEIAFFTWYLWPEGGGRHPFLNAENGLLILKYSAIYGIAAIGASMVIISGGVDLAPGAVIALTTVVVGHQAVVSEWPLAASVLAGLGVGVLAGAVSAALVVLVRLPPFIATLGVMGITRGLAYIVTEGRFFDVSARVPPDWAPLGIPLDWMAPVVMVLLTIVFHVFMRRVQAGRAVFAVGGNETAARYTGIQVGRIKTMVYMVSGVLAALSGVILVLGQGQGKADLANGYELDIIASAVVGGASLSGGRGSVVGAVLGTLIFGVLRNALPQIPGATFYDRLIVGLVVVVIVVVDQLLARGSRQS, from the coding sequence ATGAGTACGCAGCCGACATCCAGCCGATGGACCGCGCTGCTGCGCACGCGCGAGCTGAGCACGCTGTGCATCCTGCTGCTCGAGATCGCGTTCTTCACCTGGTATCTCTGGCCCGAGGGGGGCGGCCGGCATCCGTTCCTGAACGCCGAGAACGGGCTGCTCATCCTGAAGTACTCGGCGATCTACGGCATCGCGGCCATCGGCGCGTCGATGGTGATCATCTCGGGTGGCGTGGACCTGGCACCAGGCGCCGTCATCGCGCTGACGACAGTGGTCGTCGGTCATCAGGCCGTCGTCTCGGAGTGGCCGCTCGCGGCATCGGTTCTCGCGGGGCTCGGCGTGGGCGTGCTTGCAGGTGCCGTGAGTGCAGCGCTCGTCGTCCTCGTGCGATTGCCGCCCTTCATCGCCACGCTCGGCGTCATGGGCATCACGCGCGGCCTCGCCTACATCGTCACCGAAGGCCGCTTCTTCGACGTCTCCGCGCGCGTGCCGCCTGACTGGGCACCGCTCGGCATCCCGCTCGACTGGATGGCGCCCGTCGTGATGGTGCTGCTCACGATCGTGTTCCACGTCTTCATGCGTCGCGTGCAGGCGGGTCGCGCGGTGTTCGCCGTCGGCGGCAACGAGACCGCCGCGCGCTACACGGGCATCCAGGTGGGCCGCATCAAGACCATGGTCTACATGGTCTCCGGCGTGCTCGCCGCGCTGTCGGGCGTGATCCTCGTGCTCGGACAGGGGCAGGGCAAGGCCGATCTCGCCAACGGCTACGAGCTCGACATCATCGCGTCGGCCGTCGTCGGCGGGGCGAGCCTGTCGGGTGGTCGCGGGTCTGTGGTGGGCGCCGTGCTCGGCACGCTCATCTTCGGCGTGCTGCGCAACGCGCTGCCGCAGATCCCCGGTGCCACCTTCTACGACCGCCTCATCGTCGGCCTCGTCGTCGTCGTGATCGTCGTCGTCGACCAGTTGCTCGCCCGCGGCAGCCGCCAGAGCTGA